Genomic window (Moraxella haemolytica):
TTTTGGTAACATAAATATCACCCAATACCTCTTGGCGAGATGCTTCAAAAGCTTTTGGCAGCTCTTTATTTGCTATGGTTAATGCTTTATCTATCTCATTATTATCCAACAACACACGAGCCAATCTCAACTCTGTCAATGCCAACAACCCTACATCATCAAGTTTTAATTTTTGAGCCTGCTCTAGTGTTTCAATGGCATCAGACAGCTTATCTGCATCTGCTTGATGGCGTGCTTTTAGCATGAGTGCTTGCCATGCATAGACTGTATTAGGATGCTCTGCAACCAGCTTATCTATCTCGGCGAATAAGACCGATTCATCCTTAGCCAGCGATGCTTTAGCGTCCTTGCCCAAATCAGGATTTTGAATTGCTAATTTTAAAGCATTGTTACGCTCATCAATGGCGGTGTACATATCTGCCGCCACCGTGTCAATTTTAGCATAGTTTTTTTGATAATACTCCCAGCCAAAATAGCCAGCCAGCACCAAGATAATCGCCCATACGATTTTATCGCCATGCTTTTTTAAGGCACCCATGGCTTGTTTATCATTTACTACCAATTCATCGCTCATCATCAACTCTTTAAAATATTTTTAGTGTTAAATAAATGGTGTTGTTCAATGAATTTTAACATAAACCGCAGACGAATAATTAACCAAAGCAGTTATATTGTCAAACAGCACCAACCATCTTAATCCTATAGACTAATGATACCAACTAATCAAAATTAAAATCCGTCATCGCACGACTGCTTTGCTCTCCTGTGGTCATATTTTTCACTGACACAGTTTGACTGACAACTTCCGATTCACCAATAATCAAGGTATATTTTGCCCCCGATTTATCTGCTTTTTTCATTTGTGATTTTAGGCTAGTGGCGGACGCCATTTTAACACGCAAATCAGGGTTTTGTGTGCGTAACTCGTTGGCGTACATCACAGCATTCATATACACGCTTTCGCTAGCCACAACAAAGACATCACAGTCAGCCTTTATCTCAATAGGATTCACCGCTTCAATAAGCAACATCAAGCGTTCAAGCCCCATCGCAAAACCAACGGCAGGCTCGGATTGCTCAAGATTGCCTTTTAATATACCCACCAGTCCATCATAGCGACCGCCACCGCAGACAGTTGCTTGTGAACCCAATTTGTCCGTTACCCATTCAAAGACGGTCTTATTATAATAATCCAATCCACGCACAAGTTTTTCATTAATCGTAAACTCAATCCCCAACGCACGCAGATAATTTTGCACCTGCTCAAAGTGTGTACGACTCTCCTCTCCTAGAAAGTCAGAAAGTTTGGGTGCATCTACCAAAATCGCCTGTGTTTGCTCATCTTTACTATCAAGCACTCGCAACGGATTCGTAGTTACTCGTCGCTGACTATCGGCATCAAGCCTATTAAGATGCTTAGTCAAATACTCAACAAGGGCATTTTTATAAGCCAAGCGTTCATGTGCTTCACCAAGTGTATTTAGCTGTAAAACAACATGCTGATCAATACCAAGTCGTCTCCACATCATCGCCGTCATCGCAATCAGCTCGGCATCAGCATCAGCCAAAGCAGAACCAAAACTCTCTACCCCAAGCTGAGTGAACTGACGATAACGCCCCTTTTGTGGTCGTTCGTAGCGAAACATCGACCCAAGATACCACAGCTTTGGCGTGTCGCCACGAGTCAGATTATGCTCAATAATCGCTCGCACGCACCCTGCTGTTCCTTCTGGGCGTAAGGTAAAAGATACCTCTTTTTCTTCTTTGCCTGTGTTTTGATTGCCATGCACCACACCAAACATTTCTTTTTCAACAATGTCGGTCGCCTCGCCCACCCCACGAGCAAACAACTCCGTTTGCTCAACAAATGGCAAGCGAACTTGGCTATAGCCATAACCATCTAATACTTGGGTTAAAATCGCCTCCACTTCACGCCATTTGGCAGTTTCGGCAGGCAAAATATCATTAAAGCCACGAATGGCAGTAATTTTACTCATCTTTTAAATCCTTTATGATTCAAATTGAACAATTTACTTTCAATACTTATTACTTAAAGTACTCACTACTTAAAATATCCACCAAATTCATCAATTGGTCGGATTTTATTCACTTATTCAAAAACCTTTTGATATTTAACACCTCAAACTCAATAACGGTTTTTGGATATTCTTTTGGCTTATTTTACCGATTACAAATGTTCTTTTTTGGCAAATCAGTCATTGCTTATCAAGTGATGTTTGGTGGTTTTTTTATTTGAACTCAGCTTGCCTTGATTTTACACTCAGCAACTCACTGAGCCACCCTGACAATCTCATTTGCCCTTTTTTCTGCCAACGCTTTTGCTTTTTCACGCACCATCGCTTCAATTTCATCAACCAATCTGGCGGTATCAATCAAATGACTTTTGTCGCCATTTTTATAGACCAATGAATTAGGATTTGCCCCCACCACACCAATATCAGCTTCTTTAGCTTCGCCAGGACCATTGACTTTACAACCAATCACTGACACATCCATTGGCTCACGAATGTCTTCTAGTCGTGCCTCCAGCTCAGTCATCACCTTAATGACATTGAATTCTTGACGACTACAACTTGGACAAGCGATAAAATTCACACCATTTGAACGGATACCTAAAGATTTTAAAATATCAAAACCAATCTTAATCTCTTCTTCTGGCTCTGCCGCCAAAGAAATTCGCATCGTATCGCCAATACCTTCCAATAGCAGTCCACCAAGTGCAATCGCTGACTTAACCGTTCCTGTGCGGTACACGCCTGCTTCGGTTACACCAAGATGCAGTGGACAATCCACCTGCTGACTAATCAAACGATAAGCATCTAGCGTCAAAAAGACATTGCTCGCCTTGACTGAAATTTTATAATCATGAAAATTATGGTGGTCCAAAATATCAATATGCCTCATTGCCGACTCAAGCATCGCCTCACCGGTTGGCTCACCATATTTTTTTTGCAAGTCTTTTTCTAATGAACCTGCGTTAACACCAATTCGGATAGGCAGACCATGATGCTTAGCACAGGCGATGACCTCACGGATTTTGGTTTCATTACCGATATTCCCTGGATTGATTCGCAAACAATCCGCCCCAGCTTCTGCTGCTGCCAAGGCGATTTTATAATCAAAATGAATATCGGCAATGAGTGGCACAGAGACACGCTTTTTGATTTCGCCAAAGGCTTGCACACTTTCCATCGTCGGTGTGGACACACGCATCAGGTCAGCCCCTGCATCCACACACCGCTGAATCTGAGCAACGGTTGCCATCACATCGCAAGTGTCTGTGTTGGTCATAGACTGCACACTAATAGGGGCATCGCCACCAATGGCAACATTGCCAACCATAATTTTACGAGTAAAACGGCGTTTGATGGGGCTATGATGAGTCATGATACTTTCCAACAGTCAATATTGTTATATTATAAGTCTGGCATTAAGCCGATGCTACTTATCCTGAGTTTGTTTATCTTTTTCTATATTTAGGTATAATGCTTGAGTGAGTAAATCCGCATTTAAGCTTCCCGCCTTAACCGCTCGGTTAAATGCCGATACCGCCAAATCCAAATTTGTCTTAGTGGGTAGATTTTCCCATAAGATATTACGAATATAGGCAATGTTTTCAATCGCTGCCAGCCGTCCATCAAAACCAATCTCTCTAGCCGCTCTCTCAAAATGCTTAAGTGCCAATGAATATTCTTGATTACCTGTCAGATACACGCCATAATCATAATGCGTCTGCATATCCCTATCATCAAGCGATAGTGCCTTTTGGTAATAAGTTTTGGCAAGTTTGTTATGCTCATGCTCGTTGGTTGTCTGATACACTCGTGCCAAAGTGCGATAAGCCGCTGCATGGCGATCGCTCGCTTGTATCGCCAGATCCAGCTGTCTTTTGGCATCATCTATTCTACCTAGTTGCAAATACTGCTCGGCAAGCTGTGTATAAGTATGTGCAATTTGGTTTTTAGCAACAACCCTTCCCATGCTTTTTTGCATTGGCTGTGTATGCTGACAAGCGACCATCAGCATGGTCATGAACAAAATGGCAATTTTACCAAATCTGCCTGCCGTGTGATGGCGGATACTTTGTTTCATTCTAACAGCCTTTAAACACTTTAGCAAATCATCTGGATACTTTGGTTTTATCCTGTCGCTTTTCAATACTCTCTTGCCATTTTTTGGCACGGCGAGTGCGATCGGCAACCTGTCCCACCAACTGCCCACACGCTGCATCAATATCATCACCACGAGTCTGACGAATAGTACATACAAAGCCTGCGTTATTCAAAATGTTGCTAAACGCATGAATGCGGTTATTACTAGAACGATCGTAAGGAGCGTGCGGAAATGGATTAAAGGGAATAAGATTGATTTTGCTTGGCAAATCCTTTAGCAATGCTACCAATTCATGGGCGTGCTGATCGGTATCATTTACGCCTTGCAACATGACATATTCAATGGTTACATGCTTTTTGTGGCGTGGATTTTCATCATAGACATATGCTTTGGCGGCAGCGATCAGCTCAGATAACGGATATTTTTTATTGATGGGTACAAGCTCATTACGCAACGAATCATTTGGGGCATGCAAACTG
Coding sequences:
- the ispG gene encoding flavodoxin-dependent (E)-4-hydroxy-3-methylbut-2-enyl-diphosphate synthase, which gives rise to MTHHSPIKRRFTRKIMVGNVAIGGDAPISVQSMTNTDTCDVMATVAQIQRCVDAGADLMRVSTPTMESVQAFGEIKKRVSVPLIADIHFDYKIALAAAEAGADCLRINPGNIGNETKIREVIACAKHHGLPIRIGVNAGSLEKDLQKKYGEPTGEAMLESAMRHIDILDHHNFHDYKISVKASNVFLTLDAYRLISQQVDCPLHLGVTEAGVYRTGTVKSAIALGGLLLEGIGDTMRISLAAEPEEEIKIGFDILKSLGIRSNGVNFIACPSCSRQEFNVIKVMTELEARLEDIREPMDVSVIGCKVNGPGEAKEADIGVVGANPNSLVYKNGDKSHLIDTARLVDEIEAMVREKAKALAEKRANEIVRVAQ
- a CDS encoding YfgM family protein, which gives rise to MMSDELVVNDKQAMGALKKHGDKIVWAIILVLAGYFGWEYYQKNYAKIDTVAADMYTAIDERNNALKLAIQNPDLGKDAKASLAKDESVLFAEIDKLVAEHPNTVYAWQALMLKARHQADADKLSDAIETLEQAQKLKLDDVGLLALTELRLARVLLDNNEIDKALTIANKELPKAFEASRQEVLGDIYVTKNDFEQAKTAYLTAWEALRERQENRAVLSLKLQSLGVQVESITPKEPVIANTLPNDVSATMDNATAERVSIETQTTQNGN
- the hisS gene encoding histidine--tRNA ligase, which translates into the protein MSKITAIRGFNDILPAETAKWREVEAILTQVLDGYGYSQVRLPFVEQTELFARGVGEATDIVEKEMFGVVHGNQNTGKEEKEVSFTLRPEGTAGCVRAIIEHNLTRGDTPKLWYLGSMFRYERPQKGRYRQFTQLGVESFGSALADADAELIAMTAMMWRRLGIDQHVVLQLNTLGEAHERLAYKNALVEYLTKHLNRLDADSQRRVTTNPLRVLDSKDEQTQAILVDAPKLSDFLGEESRTHFEQVQNYLRALGIEFTINEKLVRGLDYYNKTVFEWVTDKLGSQATVCGGGRYDGLVGILKGNLEQSEPAVGFAMGLERLMLLIEAVNPIEIKADCDVFVVASESVYMNAVMYANELRTQNPDLRVKMASATSLKSQMKKADKSGAKYTLIIGESEVVSQTVSVKNMTTGEQSSRAMTDFNFD